The Flavobacterium galactosidilyticum nucleotide sequence AAGATAAAGGGGAGGAACAAAAACAATTGTCAAAAGAGTTTGTTCGTCGTTGGTTAATTGAAAATGGTTTTCAAGGTTTAGAAGGACAACAAATCCCAAATATGACTGACGAGTACATAGAAACAGTTTCTGAAAGATATATCGAACTTTATGAGAATATCCTTGGAGAGAAATTTGTAAAAGCTGATATTTCAAATATCAACGAAAGAATTGAAAAAAATGTTGTAGCGTATTTGGCAAATAAATAATCAAGTGCATATAATATAGAAAAACCGCAATTTTCAAATTTGAGAATTGCGGTTTTTTATTTTTAGTTTAACTTCTAGTTTAGTTTTCCATTTTTGCCTTAAGATTTTCCAGTCCTTTTTGTAAATCATTTCCGATCATCTGGTCCATTTTCATAAAAGGAAGCATTAGATTTATTGGATATGGAATTATGCCATTAATTCCCCATTTTACTTTAGTTTGATTCTCCGAAACCATTTCAGTTGACATAAATCCCATTGCAGTATCATTCATAGGTTCTTTGAAGCGAATTTCAAAATCTAGGCGCTTTCCTTCGTTGATTTTGGTGATTTCTTGTTCACCAATTCCCACTTCTTTTACTTTGCTTTCCCAAGCTGAGATTGCGCCAACTGCTCCATCGGTACCTGTAAAAGTAGATTTCATATTTGGGTCAATATTCGCCCAAACACTAAATTCATTTTGGTTTTTTAAGTATTTTACATATTTAAATACGGAATCAACTGGCTTGTTGATTGTGACTTCTCTTTCAACGGCATATTCTTTAGGCATGAAAAGTGCAGCGATAAGCAGCAAGGCTATAATTCCTAAAAGTCCAAAAAAGATTTTTTTTATCATGTTCATAATATCTAAATTAAGGTTAAAAGTTATTTTTGTTTAATAAAATTTGATTCATAACACTTGATCCATTCATCTACTGATATTTTTCGCATTAGTTCTGCAATCAAATTAAACGGAATTTGTTCTATTTTTTTAAAGCGAATGCAACTTTTTCCCATATCTAATTTCTGATTGCTGTATTTGGGAAATTCATCAACAAACCATTCTAATAAATCAGGATTAGCGTAAATTCCCATGTGGTAAAGAGCTATGAAATTTTTCTGGGAAGCGAGGTTTATGAATGGTAAAGGCAATTTTGGGTCACAATGATAGCCTTTTGGATATGTAGAATGTGGCACGACATAACCGATCATGCCATAGCTCATTTGTTCAACAAAACCATTTGGAAGATTTCCAATAATGATTTCTCGAAGTTTATTCATTGGTATTTTTCGATCTTCGGGAAGTTCCTTTAAATAATCGGTTACATTATTAGATTTTGACTGCATCTATAGAATTTTTAGTAAGTAAATTTAACATAAAAGCCGTAATTCTACGATAGAATTACGGCTTTTTATTATAGCCCTGATAGGAGCGATATCCTTTTGTCTCGATTTTCACGAGACAAAAGATAAAGCGGATAGCGGGATTAGCTCCTTAAATATTATTTAAAATAAGAAAAAGTGTCTTCGTTTTCTAATTTTAATAGCGTTTCATAGATTAATTTGATCACATTTTCTACGTCATCACGGTGTACCATTTCGACAGTAGTGTGCATATAGCGTAAAGGTAAGGAGATTAATGCTGATGCAACGCCGCCATTACTGTATGCAAAAGCATCAGTATCTGTTCCTGTAACACGTGAGGAAGCCAAACGCTGGAAAGGAATTTCTTTGGCCATAGCAGTTTCCAAAATTAATTCTCTCAAATTATTTTGAACTGCAGGTGCGTAAGTTACTACTGGACCTTTTCCTATTTTTGTATCGCCTTCAATTTTCTTATCTATCATTGGAGTAGTGGAGTCGTGACAAACATCAGTAACAATGGCCACATTTGGTTTGATAGTCTTGGTAATCATTTCGGCACCGCGAAGACCAACTTCTTCCTGGACAGAATTAGTAATATACAATCCAAAAGGTAATTTTATCTTGTTTTCATGAAGCAAACGCGCCACTTCAGCAATCATAAATCCACCCATACGGTTGTCAATAGCACGGCAAACAAATTTATTTTCGTTCAAAATCATAAATTCGTCAGGGTAAGTGATAACACAGCCCACATGCACGCCCATTTTATCAACTTGTTCCTTAGTTTCACAACCAATGTCAATAAACAGATTGTCAACTTTGGCTACTTCTTCCTTTGCTCTATTACGTGTATGGATTGCTGGCCAACCAAAAACACCTTTTACAATTCCATTTTTAGTGTGAATGTTCACGCGTTTTGATGGTGCAATTTGGTGATCTGAACCACCATTGCGTATCACGTAGATCAATCCATCATCAGTAATGTAGTTTACATACCATGAAATTTCATCTGCATGCCCTTCAATCACTACCTTATAAGGAGCATTTGGATTAATAACTCCTACCGCAGTTCCATATGTATCGGTTATAAATGTATCTACATAAGGTTTCAAATAGTCCATCCATATTTTTTGACCTTCAGCTTCAAAACCAGTTGGAGAAGCATTATTTAAATATTGCTCTAAAAATGTGATAGAGGATTCCTTTAATATCGATTTTGTGCTCATAAAAATATTTTTTTGCTAAATTATAAATTTGGCATTACAGTTGCGTATATAATGTATAATTTTGGCAATTAAAATTTCCTATATGAAGCTATTTAAATTATTGATGTTTTCTCTTTTTAGCATTATGTCAGTAAACGCTCAGGTAACACCTCAGGATACTACAAAAATGGGGTATGAATTACAGGAGGACGACTCTATACTAAATGACACCATTCAACTACCTGAAGTGCTAATATTTAAGGATAAAATGACTCCTGAAGCGAGGAAACAATTCTTAATTCTTCAAAACCGGGTGTATGTTACCTACCCATATGCAAAACTTGCGTCAGAGCGCTTGACTAATTTAAATAAAGGTATGGCGAACCTTAAAACCAGCAGAGAGAAAAAAAGATACTTTAATATAGTTGAAAATTATCTCAATAATGAATTTGAAGCTAAACTCAAAAAACTTTCCCGAAGCCAGGGAAGGATTTTAGTAAAGTTAATCCATCGCCAAACAGGTAGCACGACTTTCGAACTAGTTAAAGATCTTAAAAGTGGCTGGAAAGCATTTTGGTCTAACACGGCTGCAAGTATGTTCGATATTAATCTCAAAACTAAATATGCACCTTATGAGGTTAACGAAGATTATTTAATAGAATCCATATTAGTCCGTGGATTTGAATCAGGACGATTACAAAATCAAAAAACGGCAACACCTATAGATTACGGAAACCTAAATGAGTTTTGGATATCGAGAGCAGCTAAAGCTAATTGAAATTTTCCTTTTTAGCATTTCCCTTTATAAAAGAGCCTTTATTACTTTTTTTAGTAATAGGGGCTCTTTTATAAAGTGTCGGGCTATTTGGCTGCAAGTCCTTGTCAAGTTGCGTTGCACTTCACCTGCCTGTGTGCTTTCCACTACTATCCCTAATGCGATCCTGGATTTAAAATCAGGCTTACTACTGTATATGTGTGTTATTTTAAAATCAGGATCACTCCTATATATAAGGTATAGAGATAAAACTTAAATTAAATATGCTTAATCATCGCTGGTGGTTTCAGCCTTGGGCTGATCTACGGTTGGATTTCGTAGTAATAAGCACTCCGCTACTTGCTATAATAAGCGATACATAGGACTACCTAGATATAGTAGGTATAAGAAGAAGAACAGGAGCGTGCCTAAAACAAGAACAATCAAATCAATCAAAAGACCCTACGGGACTAGTTCTTGCGTTATTTGAGTTACTCTATTTAAAGGGTAGCAATGATTAAGAAAAAAACTTTTCACTTCAAGCTTCAGGTTTAGAGCGGGTTAAAAAAAATGTTTTAAAATTTTTTAAAAAAGCGCTTAAAAAGTATTGAATAGTGTTTTAAACTCCCTACTTTTGCACCCGCAACAACGCAGGCGTTCTTTAAAATACTGACAAGCACATCAAATTAAGATTAGAAATTATTTTCTAAAAAAGATTTAAAAAAGCTTGTGAGATTCGAAAGTCCTTACTACATTTGCACCCCGCAAAACAAGCAAAGTTCCTTGACAGATTGATAAGAAAACCAGAAGAAAAGAGGGATAAAATTTCTCAAAAAAAACTTCAAATTTTTCTTGCCAGTTAAGAAAACAAGTTTTACTTTTGCAGCCGCTTCCAGAGACACACCATGTGAGTTGAACGAGGCGAAAAAAAAACAAGAAGAACACGTTCCTAGACATATTGAATTGACAGCCGTCACGCTAACAAGCGTGACACAAGAATAAGAGTAATAGAATCGAAAGATTTGAATAACACCGATAGAATTGGAGTCGCATAATAATAGTCAAGCTTAGCTTGACGCACAATATACGATGAAGAGTTTGATCCTGGCTCAGGATGAACGCTAGCGGCAGGCTTAACACATGCAAGTCGAGGGGTATAGGTTTTCGGACCTAGAGACCGGCGCACGGGTGCGTAACGCGTATGCAATCTACCTTTTACAGCGGGATAGCCCAGAGAAATTTGGATTAATACCGCATAGTATAGCAGTTTCGCATGAAACCACTATTAAAGTCACAACGGTAAAAGATGAGCATGCGTCCCATTAGTTAGTTGGTAAGGTAACGGCTTACCAAGACTACGATGGGTAGGGGTCCTGAGAGGGAGATCCCCCACACTGGTACTGAGACACGGACCAGACTCCTACGGGAGGCAGCAGTGAGGAATATTGGACAATGGGCGCAAGCCTGATCCAGCCATGCCGCGTGCAGGATGACGGTCCTATGGATTGTAAACTGCTTTTATACGAGAAGAAACACTACTTCGTGAAGTAGCTTGA carries:
- a CDS encoding SRPBCC family protein codes for the protein MNMIKKIFFGLLGIIALLLIAALFMPKEYAVEREVTINKPVDSVFKYVKYLKNQNEFSVWANIDPNMKSTFTGTDGAVGAISAWESKVKEVGIGEQEITKINEGKRLDFEIRFKEPMNDTAMGFMSTEMVSENQTKVKWGINGIIPYPINLMLPFMKMDQMIGNDLQKGLENLKAKMEN
- a CDS encoding DUF1801 domain-containing protein, which encodes MQSKSNNVTDYLKELPEDRKIPMNKLREIIIGNLPNGFVEQMSYGMIGYVVPHSTYPKGYHCDPKLPLPFINLASQKNFIALYHMGIYANPDLLEWFVDEFPKYSNQKLDMGKSCIRFKKIEQIPFNLIAELMRKISVDEWIKCYESNFIKQK
- a CDS encoding M42 family metallopeptidase, with product MSTKSILKESSITFLEQYLNNASPTGFEAEGQKIWMDYLKPYVDTFITDTYGTAVGVINPNAPYKVVIEGHADEISWYVNYITDDGLIYVIRNGGSDHQIAPSKRVNIHTKNGIVKGVFGWPAIHTRNRAKEEVAKVDNLFIDIGCETKEQVDKMGVHVGCVITYPDEFMILNENKFVCRAIDNRMGGFMIAEVARLLHENKIKLPFGLYITNSVQEEVGLRGAEMITKTIKPNVAIVTDVCHDSTTPMIDKKIEGDTKIGKGPVVTYAPAVQNNLRELILETAMAKEIPFQRLASSRVTGTDTDAFAYSNGGVASALISLPLRYMHTTVEMVHRDDVENVIKLIYETLLKLENEDTFSYFK
- a CDS encoding DUF4294 domain-containing protein, with amino-acid sequence MKLFKLLMFSLFSIMSVNAQVTPQDTTKMGYELQEDDSILNDTIQLPEVLIFKDKMTPEARKQFLILQNRVYVTYPYAKLASERLTNLNKGMANLKTSREKKRYFNIVENYLNNEFEAKLKKLSRSQGRILVKLIHRQTGSTTFELVKDLKSGWKAFWSNTAASMFDINLKTKYAPYEVNEDYLIESILVRGFESGRLQNQKTATPIDYGNLNEFWISRAAKAN